The following coding sequences lie in one Yamadazyma tenuis chromosome 3, complete sequence genomic window:
- the rio2 gene encoding Serine/threonine-protein kinase rio2 (BUSCO:EOG09262KVB; COG:T; EggNog:ENOG503NX5X) yields the protein MKLDTSHMRHLTADDFRVLQAVELGSRNHELVPTQMIHSIGGLKSPTATNRAIGDLAKLKLLARLRNAKYDGFRITYNGYDYLALNSMNSRDTLYSVGSTIGVGKESDIYSASDRAGKQKVLKIHRLGRTSFKTVKNNRDYLRNRKTTNWMYLSRLAANKEHQFMKVLYDNGFNVPEPFDASRHMVLMEWIDGLTMKHLKKHPNYKKLYSDLMNFIVRLANHGLIHCDFNEFNIIIRNEEDAKGRDFDFVVIDFPQCVSTKHVDAEAYFKRDVEGVKAFFEKKFRYSPRDDQTMFDTDGYGDGFKYAYPKFKRDVTRIKDLDVEVEASGYVKKNKKQEAKDLEAAVQAMRDVNLEDEGFDDEEYSEEDSYSEEYEDDFDDLEAEQRKADIEEQTKQENEKIVQALSKGSKQLQMDKFGNYILEEEE from the coding sequence ATGAAGTTAGATACCTCTCATATGCGGCATTTGACTGCGGATGACTTCAGAGTACTTCAAGCAGTAGAGTTGGGATCCAGAAACCATGAGTTGGTGCCCACACAAATGATCCATTCTATTGGAGGATTGAAGAGCCCAACTGCCACTAATAGAGCTATTGGtgatttggccaaattAAAGCTCCTAGCCCGTTTAAGAAATGCAAAATACGACGGTTTTAGAATCACATACAACGGCTATGATTACCTTGCGCTTAACAGTATGAACAGCAGAGATACCCTTTATTCTGTAGGATCAACTATTGGCGTAGGAAAAGAATCAGATATTTATTCTGCCAGTGATAGAGCTGGAAAGCAAAAGGTTCTCAAAATTCATAGGTTGGGAAGAACATCTTTCAAGACAGTGAAGAATAATCGTGACTATTTAAGAAACAGAAAGACTACCAACTGGATGTATTTATCCAGATTGGCAGCAAATAAGGAACATCAATTCATGAAGGTATTGTACGACAATGGGTTCAATGTTCCTGAGCCTTTTGATGCATCAAGACATATGGTATTGATGGAGTGGATAGATGGTTTGACCATGAAGCATCTTAAAAAACATCCCAATTACAAGAAGTTGTATTCtgacttgatgaactttATTGTGAGACTTGCGAATCATGGATTAATTCACTGTGACTTCAATGAGTttaatatcatcatcagaaacgaagaagatgccAAGGGACGTGATTTTGACTTTGTTGTCATTGACTTCCCTCAGTGTGTCTCCACAAAGCATGTTGATGCTGAAGCATACTTTAAAAGAGATGTCGAGGGTGTTAAAGCCTTTTTCGAAAAAAAGTTTAGATATTCCCCAAGAGACGATCAGACTATGTTCGATACAGACGGCTATGGTGATGGGTTCAAATATGCATACCCAAAGTTCAAAAGAGACGTCACAAGGatcaaagatcttgatgtcGAAGTAGAGGCTTCTGGTTATgtgaagaaaaacaagaagCAGGAAGCTAAGGACTTGGAAGCGGCTGTTCAAGCAATGAGAGATGTGAACTTAGAGGATGAAGGAtttgacgatgaagaatatTCTGAGGAAGATAGCTATTCAGAGGAGTATGAGGATGATttcgatgatttggaagCTGAACAACGAAAAGCAGACATAGAGGAACAGACCAAGCAAGAGAACGAAAAGATCGTGCAAGCATTAAGCAAAGGAAGCAAACAGCTTCAAATGGACAAGTTTGGTAACTATATTcttgaggaagaagaatag